A section of the Myxocyprinus asiaticus isolate MX2 ecotype Aquarium Trade chromosome 40, UBuf_Myxa_2, whole genome shotgun sequence genome encodes:
- the LOC127430805 gene encoding uncharacterized protein LOC127430805 isoform X2, with amino-acid sequence MLPCFGAMPTVLYPKINGSETLACQCPDYSCQVVYWYRYLEKNNSLQFLMFSNSAGREEHGVDIKSTRFKGSVSSGQKLLYSLRISGLQDDEAGLYSCVFRSKHEMPVGYYIKPGVSLPTPPPPPPPPTVKTKKTVGTCRCRNPSVSPKGCEHSVLWPSIGALLLLAVALAGTLYYFSRLPKKCRHRFTKPNHLR; translated from the exons ATGCTGCCCTGCTTTGGAGCTATGCCAACAGTTTTATACCCCAAAATCAATGGCTCGGAAACTCTGGCCTGCCAGTGCCCAGACTATTCTTGCCAGGTGGTTTATTGGTACAGATACCTCGAGAAAAACAACAGTCTTCAGTTCCTCATGTTTAGCAACAGTGCTGGCAGAGAGGAACACGGAGTGGACATAAAAAGTACCCGTTTCAAAGGTTCCGTGTCATCTGGACAGAAGTTGTTGTACAGCCTGCGTATTTCTGGACTGCAGGACGATGAAGCTGGTCTTTATTCCTGTGTGTTTAGGTCTAAGCATGAAATGCCTGTTGGATATTACATTAAACCTGGAG TGAGTCTTCCAACGCCACCGCCACCGCCGCCGCCGCCAACGGTCAAGACCAAAAAAACTGTGGGGACTTGTAGATGTAGAAATCCCAGTGTCTCTCCTAAAG GGTGTGAACATTCAGTGCTTTGGCCAAGCATCGGTGCTCTTCTGCTTTTGGCTGTTGCTCTTGCGGGCACACTTTACTATTTCAGTC GTCTACCCAAGAAGTGCAGACATCGATTTACCAA GCCAAATCATTTGCGGTAA
- the LOC127430805 gene encoding uncharacterized protein LOC127430805 isoform X1, translating to MTFSSMWIVLFVWIAVAMLPCFGAMPTVLYPKINGSETLACQCPDYSCQVVYWYRYLEKNNSLQFLMFSNSAGREEHGVDIKSTRFKGSVSSGQKLLYSLRISGLQDDEAGLYSCVFRSKHEMPVGYYIKPGVSLPTPPPPPPPPTVKTKKTVGTCRCRNPSVSPKGCEHSVLWPSIGALLLLAVALAGTLYYFSRLPKKCRHRFTKPNHLR from the exons ATGACCTTCTCTAGCATGTGGATTGTTCTGTTCGTATGGATTGCAG tgGCCATGCTGCCCTGCTTTGGAGCTATGCCAACAGTTTTATACCCCAAAATCAATGGCTCGGAAACTCTGGCCTGCCAGTGCCCAGACTATTCTTGCCAGGTGGTTTATTGGTACAGATACCTCGAGAAAAACAACAGTCTTCAGTTCCTCATGTTTAGCAACAGTGCTGGCAGAGAGGAACACGGAGTGGACATAAAAAGTACCCGTTTCAAAGGTTCCGTGTCATCTGGACAGAAGTTGTTGTACAGCCTGCGTATTTCTGGACTGCAGGACGATGAAGCTGGTCTTTATTCCTGTGTGTTTAGGTCTAAGCATGAAATGCCTGTTGGATATTACATTAAACCTGGAG TGAGTCTTCCAACGCCACCGCCACCGCCGCCGCCGCCAACGGTCAAGACCAAAAAAACTGTGGGGACTTGTAGATGTAGAAATCCCAGTGTCTCTCCTAAAG GGTGTGAACATTCAGTGCTTTGGCCAAGCATCGGTGCTCTTCTGCTTTTGGCTGTTGCTCTTGCGGGCACACTTTACTATTTCAGTC GTCTACCCAAGAAGTGCAGACATCGATTTACCAA GCCAAATCATTTGCGGTAA